From a region of the Panicum virgatum strain AP13 chromosome 2K, P.virgatum_v5, whole genome shotgun sequence genome:
- the LOC120675821 gene encoding sugar transport protein 14-like gives MAGGFAGGGAASGRAELYEGRITSYFILACVVGSFGGSLFGYDLGVSSGVTSMDDFLKKFFPDVYRRKQAHLHETDYCKYDNQVLTLFTSSLYFAGLVSTFGASYVTKRRGRRASIMVGAASFFLGGAVNAAAVNIAMLIVGRVLLGVGIGFGNQAVPLYLSEIAPYRIRGAVNQLFQLTTCLGILVADVINYFTDRLHPWGWRLSLGLAMGPATAIFAGALFLPETPNSLVERGHLEEARRVLEKVRGTHKVDAEFEDLREASEAARAVTGTFRNLLATRNRPQLVIGALGIPAFQQLSGMNSILFYSPVIFQSLGFGSSAALYSSIITGSMLVVGALISMVTVDRLGRRFLFIEAGVQMISSMVVVAVILALKFGHGEELSKGVSTVLVVAICLFVVAYGWSWGPLGWLVPSELFPLEMRSAGQSVVVCVNLFWTAAVAQCFLAALCHLRWGVFVLFASLIVVMSIFVILLLPETKQVPIEEVWMLFDRHWYWKRIVRKDPKYQGNLHQQQEMARA, from the exons ATGGCCGGCgggttcgccggcggcggggcggcctccGGGAGGGCGGAGCTCTACGAGGGCAGGATCACCAGCTACTTCATCCTCGCCTGCGTCGTCGGCTCCTTCGGCGGATCCCTCTTCGGCTATGACCTCGGCGTCTCCA GCGGCGTGACCTCCATGGACGACTTCCTGAAGAAGTTCTTCCCGGACGTGTACCGTCGGAAGCAGGCGCACCTGCACGAGACGGACTACTGCAAGTACGACAACCAGGTGCTGACGCTCTTCACCTCCTCGCTCTACTTCGCCGGCCTCGTCTCCACCTTCGGCGCCTCCTACGTCACCaagcgccgcggccggcgcgccaGCATCATGGTCGGCGCCGCCAGCTTCTTCCTCGGCGGCGCCgtcaacgccgccgccgtgaaCATCGCCATGCTCATCGTCGGCCGCGtgctcctcggcgtcggcaTCGGCTTCGGCAACCAGGCCGTCCCGCTCTACCTCTCCGAGATCGCGCCCTACCGCATCCGCGGCGCCGTGAACCAGCTCTTCCAGCTCACCACCTGCCTCGGCATCCTCGTCGCCGACGTCATCAACTACTTCACCGACCGCCTGCACCCATGGGGGTGGCGCCTCTCGCTGGGGCTCGCCATGggccccgccaccgccatcTTCGCCGGCGCGCTCTTCCTGCCGGAGACGCCCAACAGCCTCGTGGAGCGGGGGCACCTGGAGGAGGCCCGCCGCGTGCTGGAGAAGGTGCGCGGCACGCACAAGGTGGACGCCGAGTTCGAGGACCTCAGGGAGGCCAGCGAGGCGGCGCGCGCCGTCACGGGCACGTTCCGGAACCTGCTCGCCACGCGCAACCGGCCGCAGCTCGTCATCGGCGCGCTCGGGATCCCAGCGTTCCAGCAGCTGTCGGGCATGAACTCGATCCTCTTCTACTCGCCCGTCATCTTCCAGAGCCTGGGCTtcggctcctccgccgcgctctACTCCTCCATCATCACGGGCTCCATGCTCGTCGTCGGCGCGCTCATCTCCATGGTCACCGTCGACCGCCTCGGGCGCCGATTCCTCTTCATCGAGGCCGGCGTCCAGATGATTTCCTCCATG GTGGTTGTGGCCGTGATCCTGGCGCTCAAGTTCGGGCACGGCGAGGAGCTGAGCAAGGGCGTGAGCACGGTGCTGGTGGTGGCCATCTGCCTCTTCGTCGTCGCCTACGGCTGGTCCTGGGGCCCACTGGGGTGGCTCGTCCCCAGCGAGCTGTTCCCGCTGGAGATGCGGTCGGCGGGGCAGAGCGTGGTGGTGTGCGTGAACCTCTTCTGGACGGCGGCCGTGGCGCAGTGCTTCCTCGCCGCGCTGTGCCACCTCCGGTGGGGCGTGTTCGTGCTCTTCGCCTCGCTCATCGTCGTCATGTCCATCTTCGTCATCCTCCTGCTGCCGGAGACCAAGCAGGTGCCCATCGAGGAGGTCTGGATGCTGTTCGACAGGCACTGGTACTGGAAGCGCATCGTCCGCAAGGACCCCAAGTACCAGGGAAACCTCCACCAGCAGCAGGAGATGGCGAGAGCTTGA